A region from the Nostoc punctiforme PCC 73102 genome encodes:
- a CDS encoding MFS transporter gives MTRKTFQTIPRNVWVLGFVSLLTDISSEMIHSVLPLFLVSALGADLLTVGWIEGIAESTASVFKVFSGALSDYLGQRKRLAVAGYGLSTLVKPLFALATSPGWVLMARFGDRVGKGIRVAPRDAIVADVTDSANRGAAYGLRQSLDTIGAFTGPLIAFMLMSFSGQNFRLVFWLAVLPGILAVALLAIGVREPSNINSQRQNNPLQWSALQSLGKSYWVLVAVALLFNLGNSSDAFLLLQAQQAGISASLVPLTLVVMNVAYSLSAYPVGLLSDRIGRLGLLVGGFCVYALAYLGFAFVDAPWQVWGLFGLYGLHQGMSQGILLALVADRVPSHLRGTAFGLINLAIGVALLPASLLGGILWQTISPKATFIAGSVFAASAIVLLLVFEGGRRKSVGRE, from the coding sequence GTGACAAGAAAAACTTTTCAAACCATTCCTCGTAATGTCTGGGTTTTGGGATTTGTCAGCTTGTTAACTGATATTAGTTCCGAGATGATTCATTCAGTGTTGCCGTTATTTCTAGTTTCGGCATTAGGAGCAGATTTACTAACAGTTGGCTGGATTGAGGGAATTGCAGAATCAACTGCTTCTGTGTTCAAAGTTTTTTCAGGGGCCTTAAGCGATTATTTAGGACAGCGTAAGAGATTGGCTGTCGCTGGTTATGGGCTATCTACCTTAGTTAAACCCCTGTTTGCATTGGCAACTAGTCCTGGGTGGGTATTGATGGCTCGTTTTGGCGATCGCGTTGGCAAGGGAATCCGTGTAGCTCCCCGCGATGCAATAGTAGCAGATGTTACCGATAGCGCTAATCGTGGAGCCGCCTACGGTTTGCGCCAGTCTCTGGACACCATCGGCGCATTTACTGGGCCACTAATTGCATTTATGTTGATGTCTTTTTCAGGACAGAACTTTCGTCTAGTTTTCTGGTTAGCGGTGCTTCCCGGTATCTTAGCAGTAGCTCTTTTAGCAATTGGCGTGCGGGAACCCAGCAATATCAACAGTCAAAGACAGAATAATCCTCTACAGTGGTCTGCTTTGCAAAGTTTAGGTAAAAGCTACTGGGTGCTAGTTGCAGTTGCGCTACTATTTAATCTTGGTAACTCTAGTGATGCTTTTTTATTGCTGCAAGCACAGCAAGCTGGAATATCTGCCTCGCTAGTACCACTTACCCTGGTTGTAATGAATGTAGCTTACTCTCTCAGCGCCTATCCAGTAGGATTGCTATCTGACCGCATTGGTAGATTGGGACTATTAGTAGGTGGATTTTGTGTGTATGCTTTAGCATATCTAGGTTTTGCCTTTGTTGATGCTCCTTGGCAGGTGTGGGGACTGTTTGGGCTGTATGGACTGCATCAGGGAATGAGTCAGGGCATATTGTTAGCACTAGTAGCAGATAGAGTTCCGTCCCATCTACGGGGTACTGCTTTTGGGTTAATTAATTTGGCTATTGGTGTAGCGCTTTTACCAGCTAGCCTGTTGGGAGGTATTTTGTGGCAAACAATCAGTCCAAAAGCAACTTTCATTGCTGGAAGTGTTTTCGCTGCGAGTGCAATTGTATTACTGCTGGTATTTGAAGGCGGAAGACGGAAATCAGTAGGTAGAGAGTAA